The following are encoded together in the Conger conger chromosome 11, fConCon1.1, whole genome shotgun sequence genome:
- the bnip3la gene encoding BCL2 interacting protein 3 like a isoform X1 yields the protein MSAAAAAQQNNNEEPGLNGSWVELEMNGNTGPPALPASAPPAGPSNGNEGEGPVPPALPAVPEEEEESATGGLEHVPSSSSIHNGDMEKILLDAQHESSQSSSSCGSPPRPHSPDQDEGQITFDVEMSSRRDSQSEEEGPEKERDEDILMNKGTDWVADWSSRPENIPPKEFHFRHPRRSVMLSMRKTGAMKKGGVFSAEFLKVFIPSLLLSHILALGLGVYIGKRLTTPSTSSF from the exons ATgtccgctgctgctgctgcacagCAAAACAACAACGAAGAACCTGGGCTAAACG GTTCCTGGGTGGAGCTGGAGATGAACGGTAACACGGGGCCCCCCGCCCTGCCGGCCagtgcgccccctgctggccctaGCAATGGGAACGAGGGCGAGGGCCCGGTCCCGCCAGCTCTGCCTGCTGtgccagaggaggaggaggagagcgcgacgggggggctggagcacgTGCCCTCCTCGTCCTCCATCCACAACGGAGACATGGAGAAGATCCTGCTGGACGCCCAGCACGAGTCCAGCCAGAGCAGCTCCTCCTGCGGCAG TCCTCCCAGACCTCATAGTCCCGACCAGGATGAGGGTCAGATCACCTTCGATGTGGAGATGTCCAGCAGGAGAGATAGTCAG TCAGAAGAGGAGGGGcctgagaaggagagagatgaggaCATTCTCATGAACAAGGGCACAGATTGGGTGGCTGACTGGTCCAGCCGGCCAGAGAACATTCCCCCAAA GGAGTTCCACTTCCGTCACCCCCGCCGCTCAGTGATGCTCAGCATGAGGAAGACCGGCGCCATGAAGAAAGGGGGCGTGTTCTCCGCCGAGTTCCTCAAAGTCTTCATTCCCTCACTGCTCCTGTCGCACATCCTCGCGCTCGGACTGGG GGTCTACATTGGGAAAAGACTGACCACGCCCTCCACCAGTTCTTTCTAA
- the bnip3la gene encoding BCL2 interacting protein 3 like a isoform X2 produces MNGNTGPPALPASAPPAGPSNGNEGEGPVPPALPAVPEEEEESATGGLEHVPSSSSIHNGDMEKILLDAQHESSQSSSSCGSPPRPHSPDQDEGQITFDVEMSSRRDSQSEEEGPEKERDEDILMNKGTDWVADWSSRPENIPPKEFHFRHPRRSVMLSMRKTGAMKKGGVFSAEFLKVFIPSLLLSHILALGLGVYIGKRLTTPSTSSF; encoded by the exons ATGAACGGTAACACGGGGCCCCCCGCCCTGCCGGCCagtgcgccccctgctggccctaGCAATGGGAACGAGGGCGAGGGCCCGGTCCCGCCAGCTCTGCCTGCTGtgccagaggaggaggaggagagcgcgacgggggggctggagcacgTGCCCTCCTCGTCCTCCATCCACAACGGAGACATGGAGAAGATCCTGCTGGACGCCCAGCACGAGTCCAGCCAGAGCAGCTCCTCCTGCGGCAG TCCTCCCAGACCTCATAGTCCCGACCAGGATGAGGGTCAGATCACCTTCGATGTGGAGATGTCCAGCAGGAGAGATAGTCAG TCAGAAGAGGAGGGGcctgagaaggagagagatgaggaCATTCTCATGAACAAGGGCACAGATTGGGTGGCTGACTGGTCCAGCCGGCCAGAGAACATTCCCCCAAA GGAGTTCCACTTCCGTCACCCCCGCCGCTCAGTGATGCTCAGCATGAGGAAGACCGGCGCCATGAAGAAAGGGGGCGTGTTCTCCGCCGAGTTCCTCAAAGTCTTCATTCCCTCACTGCTCCTGTCGCACATCCTCGCGCTCGGACTGGG GGTCTACATTGGGAAAAGACTGACCACGCCCTCCACCAGTTCTTTCTAA